GTCCATGCGATACTCGGCCGGAATTCCGATTTTCAGGCCGTGGACGTCGCCGCTGAGCGCGGCCTCGAAATCGGGTACCGGCAACGGCGCCGATGTGGAATCCTTCGCGTCGTGACCGGCCATCGCGCCAAGCATGATGGCGGCGTCGTGCACAGTCCGGGCCAAAGGCCCGGCCTGATCCAGCGACGAGGCGAAGGCGACGATCCCCCATCGCGAGCATCGGCCATAGGTCGGCTTCATGCCGACAATGCCACAGAACGAGGCCGGTTGGCGGATCGAGCCCCCGGTGTCGGTGCCGGTGGCGGCGATGGCGGCGCGCGCCGCGACCGCCGACGCCGAGCCCCCGGAGGACCCCCCCGGCACGAGCGGCCGGTTGTCGCCCTCGCGCCGCCATGGGTTCTCGACCGGGCCGTAGTAGCTGGTGACATTGGACGAGCCCATGGCGAACTCGTCGAGGTTGGCCTTGCCAAGAAAGACGGCACCGGCGGCCTTGAGATTGACGGTCACCGTCGATTCGTAAGTCGGCCGAAATCCGTCGAGGATGTGCGAACCCGCCGTTGTCAGCACCCCCTCGGTGCAGAACAAGTCCTTGATGGCAATCGGTATGCCGTCCATGGCCCCCGTCTCGCCGGACCGCCGCCTTTGGTCGGACAAGGCGGCCTCCGCCAGCGCCTGCTCCGGCGTCTCGGTGATGAAGGCATTCAAGGGACGCACCGCCTCGACGGCGCGGACATGAGCCTCGGTCAGTTCCGCCGCGGTGAATTCACCCGAATCCAATCCGGCTCGGGCCTGCGCCAGGGTCAGGTCAGTCAACACCGCCATCACTCAACCACCTTGGGCACGGTGAAGAATCCTTTGGTCGGTGCCGGCGCATTTGCCAACACCTGGTCCGGATAGCCACCGTCGGTGACCGCATCGGGACGGCGCGGCAGTTCCTGGCTGGTCACGCTGGTCAGCGGAGGCACATCGGACGTGTCGATCTCGTCGAGCTGCTCCACCCAACTCAGAATGTTGGTGAGTTCGCCGGTCAAGGCCGCGAGTTCTCGGTCCGGAACTCGAATACGAGCCAAGTGTGCGATACGCGCAACCGTGGCCTTGTCTAGCGCCATGATGCTCCGCTCCTCGAATAGGCGGGAAATTTTGGTGGTACAGAAAACGGCGCGGACCTTATCACCGGGTCCAAGCTGTCGCAAGGCGACGGGACGGCCCGTCGCCGCTTGTGCAGGGGTGCCGCGCCCTGTATTCAATCGGCGCATGCCCGTCGTCGACCTCGAAAACCTCCCCGCACTCCTGGAATCGGGCCAACGCCTGATGGGCCTCGATGTTGGCAGCAAGACTGTCGGAATCGCCGTATCCGATAGCGATTTTAGGATCGCGACACCGGTTGAGATCCTGCGCAGGACTAAATTCCGCGCCGATGCGGAAAGGTTGTTTGAGACGGTTGTCGATCGCAATGTCGGCGGCCTTGTCATCGGGCTTCCGGTCAATATGAACGGCAGCGAGGGGCCGCGATGTCAGTCCGTCCGGCAATTCGTCGCAAACCTGATCGAACGCCGCGACATGCCGGCGACATTCTGGGACGAGAGGCTGTCGACGGTGGCGGTAACGCGGACCATGCTCGACGCCGACATCTCGCGGAAGCGCCGCGGTAAAGTCGTCGACAAGCTCGCCGCGGCCTATATCCTTCAGGGCGCGTTGGACAGCCTAAATCTTCGTCAGAACCGTTAAATGGCGATCGCACCGCGGAGAACCAGATGTCGATGTTACCTGTCTTGAGGGGACCGTCCACTCGAGTCACCGCCGCCCTTTACGGTGGGTTGATCTTGATCCTGGCGTCCTGCAATAGCGATGCCGAAACCTACCAGAGCGAGGACTATGACCTGAAGGTCGAGACTGTCGCCGAGGGCCTGACCAATCCATGGGGGCTCGCGTTTCTCCCAGATGGCAGAATGCTGGTGAGCGAGCGCCCGGGACGGCTCCGCATCGTCGAGGATGATGGCCGGCTGTCACCGCCGTTGGATGGCTTGCCCCCGATTTTCGCATCGGGTCAAGGCGGCTTGCTCGACGTCATTCTCGATCCCGAAGTCGAGCAGAACGCGGTTATCTATTTGTCCTACGCCGAGCCGGGTCCAGGTGGGGCCGGAACGGCGGTTGCGCGCGCGGTTCTCGACCGCGAAGGGAATCGTATATCCGACGTCGAGGTCATCTTCCGCCAAGCACCCAAGACCAATACCGGGATCCATTTTGGATCGCGGCTCGTCTTCGACCGCGCCGGCAAGTTGTTCATCACAATCGGCGAACGGGGCGAGCGGGATCGGGCGCAGGATTTCACCATCAACCGCGGCCAAGTGATCCGCATCAACCGTGACGGCTCCATCCCCGAAGACAACCCCTTCGTCGGCAGGGAAGGCTATCGGCCCGAGGTGTGGTCCTACGGTCACCGTAATCCGCAGGGCGCGGCGCTCCATCCGGACACCGGCGAGTTCTGGGAGGTCGAGCACGGCGCCCAGGGCGGCGATGAGATAAACATACCCGAGGCCGGTCGAAACTATGGCTGGCCGGTCATCTCCTACGGCCGCCATTATTCCGGCCAGAAGATCGGCGTCGGCACCCACAAGGACGGCATGGAGCAACCGGTTCACTACTGGGACCCTTCGATCGCGCCGTCGGGCATGATGTTCTACACTGGCGATAAGTTCCCGGCCTGGAAGGGAAATCTGTTCATCGGTGCATTGAAGTTCCGTCTCGTTTCCCGGCTAGTCCTCGATGGCGATACCGTGGTCGCGGAGGAGCGCATCCTCGGCGGATTGCAGGAACGAATACGCGACGTCCGACAGGGCCCCGATGGGTATATCTACCTGCTCACGGATTCGGGCGATGGCCGTATATTGCGGGTCACGCCGGCTGACTGATGGCCCTGCCTGGGATGCCCAATCCAACATAAATTCGCCAACTACCGGCACCAGGTCGCTGGCCCTTCCGTCACGAGTAGACCGTGGCAGAGGAAATCTGCCCAAGAAATCACGGTTCCGATTGCGCCGCCGCCGGAGGCCGAATATCTTGGGGGTCACGCTGAACAAATATCGGTCAGGCTAAAGACGGCAATGCAGGCGCGCCAAGAGCCGGAGGGTATCTTCGATGCCGAAACATGGGTGCGGCACGCGGAATCGCTGGGCTATGGCCTCACCGTCCTGATCGACCGAGAGACGCTAAAACCGGGGCAAATTCGCCTCGCGCTGCCCGGTCCCCGGCCGCTCCCACCGGACAGCGAGGCTGATCCCTTACGGCAAATCTGTATGGAACCAAGCGGATCACGATCACCGATGAGCGATGATCGATGGTGGGCTAACGTGCGCGACTACCTGCTCGCGAGCGGGCGCTACAGCCTTGCCGCACCGGAAGATTCCGACTCGTAATCGCAACGGCACCCTTCCCGCGCCTATCTTGTCGGCATGGCGTGGCGCGCAAAAAAATCGAGGATGTGCGCGGTCGCGTCGATATCGTCGTTGGTCTCACCAATAAGGAATCGCGGCAAATAGGGCCGCCGGCCGGGCCAGGTATGACCGCCGCCTTCGACGCGATAGAGCGTGACCTCGGTTCCCGCACGGCAGGGCAGGTAGCGCTCCACGACGACCCGGCTGTCGTCATCGCGATCGGTATCCGGCAGGGCAACGATCTTGGCCGGCCCGAGACAGCCGTTCAGCACCACCCATCGCGCGACGGTCTCCGGCGTCGAGCGCACCTCTCCCAGTTTGCGCCGGCCGAAACCGATGGTTCCGCCGCCATAGGGAAAGATTGGATCGTCGGTGCCGTTGATCAGCATCACCGGCAGCGGACGTATCGGATCGCAGCGGTCGGCCATGGCCATCGGAAAGCTTGCCGTGAGCGCCGCCACGGCGGCGAACGTGTCTGCCGCCTCGCACGCCAAACGAAGCGCCATCATGCCGCCGTTGGAGATTCCGGCCACATAAACTCGGCCGCGATCTACGGGATAGCGGGTCGCCACCGTCTCGAGGACAGCGCGCAAGAACGCAACGTCGTCGACATCGCCTTCGTGGGTCGAATAGGAAACGTCCGGGCGGCCATCGTTCCAGTGCCGCTCGAACCCCTGCGGATAGACGATGAGCAGATTACGCGCCTTGGCGTAGACGTCGAAATTCAGGTATCCGGCAAATTGCTCGGCCCGCCCAGCCCCGCCGTGGAGGGCGAAAACGACTCCCATCGGACGGTCGGGGGCTCCCGCGATTGGAGCATGGATGTGGTATTCGCGCTCCAAACCACCAATTGTTATCGTGTCGGAATGAAAGGCTACCGCCGAAGCCGGCGTAGAGATGGAAATCACAGCCAATATCGCTAGTCCCACCGTCAGAACGGCTCTAATAATTGGGCAGGAGAGACCGGCGCCGGTTCGAGAACGGTCGACGGTGCTATCCGCGGGAGATGAGATGTGTTGCGGCGACACGGCTCGGCGCCCTCCAATTCGCAAAACAGCCTAACCCATGGCACGAGGCAAAGAATTTTTCCCTGCGCGGCCGGCTGGACTCGCGGAAAATCTGGTAAAAACAGTCAAGACGGAAGCGGTTCCAGCGCCTCCCAGGTGTCGTCGCCCGCAATTCCGTCGGCGGTAAGGCCGGTAGCCCGCTGAAAGGCCCGCACGGCGGTGTCCGTCTTGCCGCCGAAATCGCCGTCGATCGCACCAGGTGAGAAGCCCTTTGCGGCCAGTGCCCGCTGCAGCAATTCGACGGCAGGGCCTTCGTCACCGTTTTGAAGCTGTGGACGCGGCGCTATTCCACCGAGCGCGGATAGCGCCCGTGCGGTGCGGTTGCGCCGATCGGCGAGCCCATTCAGACCGCCATTCACGATGCGCGTGACTGCCTCGACATTGTTCACGTCGGCCCATTCGAACGCCGTCTTGCCGTGGCGTTTTCTATTCGCCAGATAGCTGGCGGCAACGAGCCACGCGGTACCCGGCTCGACGGCGCGTTCCGGATTGGCTTCGAGGTCGATCCCGATCCGATTGCCGAAGGCGCGGTAATTGGACCGTCCCGTCAGTTGCAAATAGCCGCGCCCGCGATAGCGAAATCCGTCTCCCGATTCCGGTGGTCCGTTACCGTTTCGGTTGGCGTAGACCTGGTTGGCGAGCTTTTCCGCGTTACGCAGGAATTGCGCCGGATCGGCCCCCGCCGGCAGGCGATGGCCAAAGATCTCCTGTAGCCGGGCGACCGACGTGTAGTGCAAGGATTCGGCAACCAGCGTAAAGCGCAGCGATTCGTGTGCGCATTGCCCAATCATGTGGGCCGCGCGGAATTCATTATCGAGTGCACCTTGGTCGCTGATCTGGGCGCTCACCTGGTCGAGCCCGTCAATGGCGGTACCGGGTGCGTCGGAAGCGGCGGCGCGAACGGCTGATCTCAGGTCCATGACAGGTCCTCCGATACGGCTTTCACGACAAAAAGATTATCACCCTTCGAAGAGATTCCGAAGAACGCCATCGTGGCACGGCTCGACACGTCTTTGGGACGGTCGAATAGGGCTCCGTCGACTGCGATACCGCCGGAAGAAGTCACGACACCCGGGCTAGATCCGAATGCGGACCATACCGCTCGGCTCCGCGACCCGCTAGAATTGCGAATCGACCGGACAGACGTTTGAGACCGAACCTCGAACTGTGGAGACATGGATATGTTGCGGTATGTTGTGGTTTTCTTGGTCGGCGGAGTTCTCGGAACGGCGTTTGGCGTCGCTGTGGGGTTCTTTGCTTTTCCCTATGTGTTTCCGCCACCCGAAGCGATGGACACACTCACGGCCGAGGAAAGGGACCGTCTGATTGCCCGTGGTCAATTCATCCACGCCAATCCGTCCGATCCGGTCCATTACGGCATGGGCAAGGGGTCGGTTTACGAGAAGGTCGTGTACCTCGACACGGATTTCGAGGTTGGCCCCGGCCCCGCGTTTCATGTCTACCTCGTACCGAAGGCGCAGATCCGTCAATCGTCGGATGTGAAACAGACCATGTACGTCGATCTGGGCAAGTTGCGGGCGTTCAAGGGAAGCCAGAAATATCCCATTCCAGCCGGCGTCGAGCTGGGAGACTATCAAAGCGTGGTGATCTGGTGCGCCCAGTTCGGTGTGCTGATTTCCCCGGCGGATCTCGAATTCGAGAGCTGAGCTGGACCGGCCGCCACGGCGACTGGAGCCGAGGTCGGCATCCGATCGGGCAGTATTGCCTCATCCCCAGAATATGAGCGCGCATTCGCGACCCACTGGCCGGCGCGGCGCAGGCGGCACCCCTCATCGTGCATTCACAACCGCCGCAGGCGTTCCGCCCGCTGGGCGCTTTCCCGCTTGGTGCAGCCGCGATCCCAAGGATATAAGGACGGCACCGCAACGCGAAGCTTGAGGCCCTAAATGACGGCACCCCTGACGGGACTACGGGTTTTCGATCTCACCCGCATCCTAGCCGGTCCGACCTGCACCCAACTGCTCGGCGACCTCGGTGCCGACGTCATCAAGATCGAGCGTCCCGGCGAGGGCGACGACACCCGCAAATGGGGCCCTCCGTTTCTCAAGGGTCGCGACGGCAATGATCTCGCCGAAAGCGCCTACTACCTGTCCAGCAACCGCAGCAAGCGCTCACTGACCCTGGACATCGCTCAACCCGAGGGCCAAGCGCTGGCG
This window of the Alphaproteobacteria bacterium genome carries:
- a CDS encoding PQQ-dependent sugar dehydrogenase; amino-acid sequence: MLPVLRGPSTRVTAALYGGLILILASCNSDAETYQSEDYDLKVETVAEGLTNPWGLAFLPDGRMLVSERPGRLRIVEDDGRLSPPLDGLPPIFASGQGGLLDVILDPEVEQNAVIYLSYAEPGPGGAGTAVARAVLDREGNRISDVEVIFRQAPKTNTGIHFGSRLVFDRAGKLFITIGERGERDRAQDFTINRGQVIRINRDGSIPEDNPFVGREGYRPEVWSYGHRNPQGAALHPDTGEFWEVEHGAQGGDEINIPEAGRNYGWPVISYGRHYSGQKIGVGTHKDGMEQPVHYWDPSIAPSGMMFYTGDKFPAWKGNLFIGALKFRLVSRLVLDGDTVVAEERILGGLQERIRDVRQGPDGYIYLLTDSGDGRILRVTPAD
- the gatA gene encoding Asp-tRNA(Asn)/Glu-tRNA(Gln) amidotransferase subunit GatA, with protein sequence MAVLTDLTLAQARAGLDSGEFTAAELTEAHVRAVEAVRPLNAFITETPEQALAEAALSDQRRRSGETGAMDGIPIAIKDLFCTEGVLTTAGSHILDGFRPTYESTVTVNLKAAGAVFLGKANLDEFAMGSSNVTSYYGPVENPWRREGDNRPLVPGGSSGGSASAVAARAAIAATGTDTGGSIRQPASFCGIVGMKPTYGRCSRWGIVAFASSLDQAGPLARTVHDAAIMLGAMAGHDAKDSTSAPLPVPDFEAALSGDVHGLKIGIPAEYRMDGIPADIDKLWRRGIDWLTAAGAEMVDISLPHTKYALPTYYIIGPAEASSNLARYDGVRYGLRVNADALVDMYEETRGAGFGAEVRRRVLIGTYVLSAGYYDAYYLKAQRVRALIVRDFAEAFEKVDAILTPTAPSAAFAIGEKNDDPIAMYLNDVFTVPSSLAGLPAISVPAGLSSDGLPLGLQLIGRAFDEATVLRVGGVLEEAADFSARPAFDAGAA
- a CDS encoding DM13 domain-containing protein, translating into MLRYVVVFLVGGVLGTAFGVAVGFFAFPYVFPPPEAMDTLTAEERDRLIARGQFIHANPSDPVHYGMGKGSVYEKVVYLDTDFEVGPGPAFHVYLVPKAQIRQSSDVKQTMYVDLGKLRAFKGSQKYPIPAGVELGDYQSVVIWCAQFGVLISPADLEFES
- a CDS encoding alpha/beta fold hydrolase — its product is MGVVFALHGGAGRAEQFAGYLNFDVYAKARNLLIVYPQGFERHWNDGRPDVSYSTHEGDVDDVAFLRAVLETVATRYPVDRGRVYVAGISNGGMMALRLACEAADTFAAVAALTASFPMAMADRCDPIRPLPVMLINGTDDPIFPYGGGTIGFGRRKLGEVRSTPETVARWVVLNGCLGPAKIVALPDTDRDDDSRVVVERYLPCRAGTEVTLYRVEGGGHTWPGRRPYLPRFLIGETNDDIDATAHILDFFARHAMPTR
- the ruvX gene encoding Holliday junction resolvase RuvX → MPVVDLENLPALLESGQRLMGLDVGSKTVGIAVSDSDFRIATPVEILRRTKFRADAERLFETVVDRNVGGLVIGLPVNMNGSEGPRCQSVRQFVANLIERRDMPATFWDERLSTVAVTRTMLDADISRKRRGKVVDKLAAAYILQGALDSLNLRQNR
- the gatC gene encoding Asp-tRNA(Asn)/Glu-tRNA(Gln) amidotransferase subunit GatC, with translation MALDKATVARIAHLARIRVPDRELAALTGELTNILSWVEQLDEIDTSDVPPLTSVTSQELPRRPDAVTDGGYPDQVLANAPAPTKGFFTVPKVVE